In Flavobacterium endoglycinae, one DNA window encodes the following:
- a CDS encoding serine hydrolase domain-containing protein, with protein sequence MKKSIKLIAFCFVLQFFTFTVSAQDKAQKIEQLLSKYNEYGQFNGSALVAENGKVIFKKGFGSANMEWNIPNQPDTKFRLGSITKQFTALLIVKLAEEGKIKLDAPVTTYLPDYPKENGDKITIHHLLTHTSGIPNYTNAPNFLKEKARNPYTPADFVKTFSSLPLDFKPGEKFNYSNSGYFLLGYIIEKITGKTYEQYLQETIFTPLKMVNSGFDHSDVILKNRAAGYEKNGKKIVNAAYLDMSIPYAAGSLYSTVEDLYLWDQALYTKKLLSEKSMESLFKPYIKAWGDESYGYGWSVEDINNGDKGKLKIIEHGGGINGFNTIISRIPADKNLVVLLNNTGGTVLGEMNAAIRSILYNQPFDQPKRSLALEIFDVFSEKGTAAGLESYKKLKNDPTYGIKEGEINQIGYQLLQNGKKKEAIEVFKINVETFPKSGNVYDSLGEAYLADGDKKLAIANYSKSVELDPSNQSGKKVLDELLKNKAK encoded by the coding sequence ATGAAAAAATCAATCAAACTAATTGCATTCTGTTTCGTACTGCAGTTTTTTACTTTTACTGTTTCTGCACAGGATAAAGCACAGAAAATCGAACAGCTTTTAAGCAAATACAACGAGTACGGACAATTTAACGGTTCGGCTCTTGTAGCAGAAAACGGAAAAGTTATTTTTAAAAAAGGTTTTGGTTCTGCCAATATGGAATGGAATATTCCAAACCAGCCTGACACGAAATTCAGATTGGGTTCTATCACCAAACAATTCACGGCACTTTTAATTGTAAAATTAGCCGAAGAAGGAAAAATAAAACTAGATGCTCCTGTGACCACTTACTTACCGGATTATCCAAAAGAAAACGGCGATAAAATTACGATTCATCACTTACTGACGCATACATCGGGAATTCCAAATTACACCAATGCACCAAACTTCTTAAAAGAGAAAGCCAGAAATCCTTATACCCCTGCCGATTTTGTAAAAACATTTTCAAGTCTGCCACTTGATTTTAAACCAGGCGAAAAATTCAATTACAGTAATTCTGGATATTTTTTATTGGGTTATATTATTGAAAAAATCACAGGAAAAACGTATGAGCAATATTTACAAGAAACCATTTTTACGCCGTTAAAAATGGTGAATTCCGGTTTCGACCACAGCGATGTGATTTTAAAAAACCGAGCTGCGGGTTATGAAAAAAATGGAAAAAAAATTGTGAATGCAGCTTATCTGGATATGAGTATTCCGTATGCCGCAGGATCTTTATATTCAACTGTAGAAGATTTGTATTTATGGGATCAGGCACTTTACACAAAAAAACTGCTTTCTGAAAAATCCATGGAATCTTTATTTAAACCTTATATCAAGGCATGGGGAGATGAATCGTATGGTTACGGATGGTCTGTTGAAGATATTAACAATGGCGATAAGGGGAAACTAAAAATTATTGAACATGGCGGTGGTATAAACGGATTCAACACGATTATTTCACGCATTCCTGCAGATAAAAATCTGGTAGTTTTATTAAACAATACAGGCGGAACTGTTTTAGGAGAAATGAATGCTGCAATTCGTTCCATTTTGTACAATCAACCTTTTGACCAGCCTAAAAGGTCATTAGCGCTTGAAATTTTTGATGTATTTTCAGAAAAAGGAACAGCAGCAGGTTTAGAGAGCTACAAAAAATTAAAAAACGATCCGACTTATGGCATTAAAGAAGGAGAGATCAACCAAATTGGATATCAATTGCTGCAGAATGGAAAGAAGAAAGAAGCAATCGAAGTTTTCAAAATAAACGTAGAAACTTTCCCAAAATCAGGAAATGTTTACGATAGTTTAGGGGAAGCGTATTTGGCAGACGGCGATAAAAAATTAGCCATAGCAAATTATTCAAAATCGGTTGAACTAGATCCTTCCAACCAAAGCGGTAAAAAAGTACTGGATGAACTTTTAAAAAATAAAGCGAAGTAA
- a CDS encoding nuclear transport factor 2 family protein has translation MINTLVLFMLFLSRQASAYVKHENVKNNLLHAEIIEMDTLLFDVAFNQYDAAAFRRIISEDVEFYDDRYGLNVSNDNKIKSLIGKHTRSQKVTRKLNSCTIDKLGDFGAVQLGEHTFYSNDIPQVKGKFIHIWERKNKDWKLKRVVSYEHKPFEP, from the coding sequence ATGATAAATACTTTAGTGCTGTTTATGTTATTTTTAAGCAGACAGGCATCTGCTTACGTAAAACATGAAAATGTAAAAAACAATCTTTTACATGCTGAAATAATCGAAATGGACACTTTGCTTTTTGATGTTGCTTTTAATCAATATGATGCCGCAGCTTTTCGAAGAATAATTAGTGAGGATGTCGAATTCTACGATGATCGTTATGGATTAAATGTTTCCAATGACAATAAAATAAAATCGTTGATTGGAAAACATACAAGATCACAAAAAGTAACCCGAAAACTAAATTCATGCACAATTGATAAATTAGGTGACTTTGGCGCCGTACAGCTTGGCGAGCACACTTTTTATTCGAATGATATTCCGCAAGTCAAAGGAAAGTTTATACATATATGGGAACGTAAAAACAAAGACTGGAAATTAAAACGAGTTGTGAGTTATGAACACAAACCTTTTGAGCCATAA
- a CDS encoding serine hydrolase, translated as MKIIDQIFQLKLVLTGILLFLVQIGFSQETQNSELYKTIMSRDSLLFTIGFNTCDFSQFENLFSDQLEFYHDKGGLSNKAEFLQTFKSGLCGSPDTYRSRRELVAGSTKIYPLYNKGVLYGAIQEGIHLFYETTTAKGQPLLKQNEKLVGKAKFNHLWILENNVWKLKRSLSYDHEATNTTEARSGLFDDDTETEKWLKENNVPTLGLGIIAEGKLKQVKVFGKLKREVPAPYNTLWNVASLTKPVTAIVALKLVSQGKWNLDEPLYKYWTDPDIAQDPNHKLLTTRIILSHQTGFPNWRYFNESGKLDFKFKPGTQYQYSGEGLEYLRKALEKKFHKTLDQLASELIFEPLKMNDTQLIWNDKIDLSRYAVNYDNNGNAYEPTKNKTANAADDLITTIEDYSTFLCSVMSSEGLSKKVFDDMISHQVQTKKDKYFGLGFEIYDLGNNNYALSHGGADKGVQTIFFLLPKTKQGLVIFTNVDDGYKVYEKAVQHYLGEDGNKIISIETNK; from the coding sequence ATGAAAATTATCGATCAAATTTTTCAGTTAAAATTAGTTCTAACTGGAATTCTATTGTTTCTTGTACAAATTGGATTCTCGCAGGAAACCCAAAATTCAGAATTGTATAAAACGATTATGTCGCGCGACAGCCTGCTGTTTACTATTGGTTTTAATACCTGCGACTTTTCTCAATTCGAAAACTTATTCAGCGATCAGCTAGAATTTTATCATGATAAAGGCGGATTATCAAATAAAGCTGAATTTCTACAGACTTTTAAAAGCGGATTATGCGGTTCTCCGGACACTTATAGATCCAGAAGAGAATTAGTTGCAGGAAGCACCAAAATTTATCCGCTATATAATAAAGGTGTTTTATATGGTGCGATACAAGAAGGAATTCATTTGTTTTATGAAACTACTACAGCAAAAGGCCAGCCGTTATTAAAACAAAATGAAAAATTAGTCGGCAAAGCCAAGTTTAATCATTTGTGGATTTTAGAAAATAATGTCTGGAAGTTAAAACGATCCTTGAGTTATGATCACGAAGCCACAAATACAACTGAAGCGCGTTCGGGACTTTTTGACGATGATACCGAAACGGAAAAATGGCTCAAAGAAAACAATGTTCCAACTTTAGGTCTTGGCATTATTGCAGAAGGAAAACTAAAACAAGTTAAAGTATTCGGCAAATTAAAAAGAGAAGTTCCTGCTCCTTATAATACACTTTGGAATGTGGCTTCGTTAACCAAACCCGTTACAGCTATTGTAGCTTTAAAATTAGTCAGTCAAGGAAAATGGAATCTAGATGAACCACTTTATAAATACTGGACAGATCCCGATATTGCGCAAGACCCGAATCATAAATTGTTAACGACAAGAATTATTCTAAGCCATCAGACTGGTTTTCCGAACTGGAGGTATTTTAATGAATCTGGAAAACTCGATTTTAAATTTAAACCAGGAACGCAATATCAATATTCGGGCGAAGGCTTAGAATATCTGCGAAAAGCACTTGAAAAGAAATTCCACAAAACATTGGACCAACTGGCTTCAGAATTGATTTTTGAACCTTTAAAAATGAACGATACACAATTAATCTGGAATGATAAAATTGATCTTTCGAGATATGCTGTTAACTATGACAACAATGGAAATGCTTACGAGCCAACCAAAAATAAAACGGCAAATGCTGCCGATGATTTAATAACTACAATTGAAGATTACAGCACTTTTTTATGCAGTGTTATGAGCAGCGAAGGCTTAAGTAAAAAAGTTTTTGATGATATGATTTCGCATCAGGTCCAGACAAAAAAGGATAAATATTTTGGTTTAGGTTTCGAAATCTATGATTTAGGAAACAACAATTATGCACTTTCACACGGCGGCGCCGATAAAGGAGTTCAGACCATTTTTTTCCTTTTACCAAAAACCAAACAAGGTCTTGTTATTTTTACGAATGTTGACGATGGCTATAAAGTTTACGAGAAAGCAGTTCAGCATTATTTAGGAGAAGATGGAAACAAAATAATTTCTATCGAAACGAATAAATAG
- a CDS encoding helix-turn-helix domain-containing protein gives MQLYSEHYVSTKSERFVNKIWCLDNSIGESLIENKLVLPNGCFNLAIVSGTAIEVHTSKNKYEMNEGIYFCSQMTNKVLVNIQPKTKVTIIQFHAWTLSMFPKYDASNFTDSIIKINPIELPFSIESTVNIPIEKLLNTINLYFETLADSNPNLNTIEKICEIIRFGKDEISVSEIGKQLNASQRLLQIKFKASTGLTIKKYIQILKFRKSVDQMVNADLEKLSLTEIALYNKYFDQSHFIKKFKDVTKTTPKMFDPDLYFLSKKR, from the coding sequence ATGCAGTTATACTCAGAACATTATGTCAGTACAAAATCAGAAAGGTTTGTCAATAAGATCTGGTGTCTGGATAACAGCATCGGCGAAAGCCTGATCGAAAACAAATTAGTGCTCCCAAACGGCTGTTTTAATCTTGCTATTGTCAGTGGCACTGCAATCGAAGTTCATACGAGTAAAAATAAATATGAGATGAACGAAGGAATTTATTTTTGCTCACAGATGACGAATAAAGTTCTCGTTAATATACAGCCCAAAACAAAGGTGACAATAATTCAGTTTCACGCTTGGACACTTTCGATGTTTCCTAAATATGATGCAAGCAATTTTACAGATTCAATTATCAAAATAAATCCTATTGAACTGCCTTTTTCAATTGAATCAACTGTAAATATTCCTATTGAAAAGTTATTGAATACCATAAATCTTTATTTTGAAACATTGGCTGATTCAAACCCGAATTTGAATACCATTGAAAAAATCTGCGAAATTATCCGGTTTGGAAAAGATGAAATTTCGGTTTCGGAAATTGGAAAGCAATTGAATGCTTCACAGCGTTTACTTCAAATAAAATTTAAAGCTTCGACTGGACTTACCATTAAAAAATACATTCAGATATTAAAATTCAGAAAATCGGTCGATCAAATGGTAAATGCGGATCTGGAAAAACTAAGCCTGACTGAAATTGCTCTTTACAACAAATACTTCGATCAGTCGCATTTTATAAAGAAGTTTAAAGATGTGACCAAAACAACTCCTAAAATGTTCGATCCTGATTTGTATTTCCTTTCTAAAAAAAGATAA
- a CDS encoding GNAT family N-acetyltransferase has product MNNEILRSKIILENEKVLLVPFENERNIELKEIIFDDEIWKFMGMYIRNDQDFENYIQSTLKQKTDGICYPFLIIDKVTNKVAGSTRYGYLNHASQKCEIGWTWYGKAFQGTGLNKACKFELLNFGFEQIQFRRIQFSADFENIRSQKAIKKLGAIKEGFFRNNYVDSEGKSKTDVYFSIISEEWENTKQDYFGEFV; this is encoded by the coding sequence ATGAATAACGAAATATTGCGATCAAAAATTATTTTAGAAAATGAAAAAGTGCTTTTAGTTCCATTTGAAAACGAAAGAAACATCGAACTCAAAGAAATTATTTTTGATGATGAAATATGGAAGTTTATGGGAATGTATATTCGAAACGATCAGGATTTCGAAAATTATATTCAAAGCACTTTAAAACAGAAAACTGATGGCATTTGTTATCCGTTTTTAATTATAGACAAAGTAACCAATAAAGTGGCCGGAAGCACTCGTTATGGCTATTTAAATCATGCAAGCCAGAAATGTGAAATTGGCTGGACTTGGTACGGAAAAGCTTTTCAAGGAACCGGTTTAAACAAAGCCTGCAAATTTGAATTATTGAATTTTGGTTTCGAACAGATTCAATTTAGAAGAATACAATTCAGTGCCGACTTTGAAAATATAAGATCCCAAAAAGCGATTAAAAAGTTAGGAGCTATAAAAGAAGGTTTTTTCAGAAATAACTATGTGGATTCTGAGGGAAAAAGTAAAACGGACGTTTATTTTAGCATTATATCAGAAGAATGGGAAAATACAAAACAAGATTATTTCGGCGAATTTGTTTAA
- a CDS encoding FAD-dependent oxidoreductase: MQTSLKIAVVGSGLVGSLLAIYLKKAGHTVHVYDRSPDIRKINFSGRSINLAMSNRGWKALDAVGVGDAVREIAIPMDKRAIHLVDKLNFQNYGQEGESIYSISRGTLNRKMIDLAENAGAEFHFEQKVWDVTLNDATLHIGESERGEWEERKFDMVFGADGAFSRIRHRMQRQSMFNYSQEFLNMGYKELNIPANPDGTHKLDKNSFHIWPRGEYMLIALPNLDGSFTCTLFMPFEGENSFESLTDRKMVENFFEKNFPDSIEVIPELANDFFKNPTSTLVTMKCFPWTFENKIALIGDACHAIVPFYGQGMNAGFEDITVLSEMIEKYQDDWKKIFSEYQISRKPNADAIAELSYRNFVEMSTKTADEKFLLQKKIEKVFSDKHPDKWIPLYSRVTFSDRPYAEALAIGDYQNGIMEEVLRMQNIENIWNTPEVENKILALLEKA, translated from the coding sequence ATGCAAACTTCACTAAAAATTGCTGTCGTAGGTTCTGGACTTGTAGGATCGCTGCTGGCAATTTATCTCAAAAAAGCAGGTCACACCGTTCATGTTTATGATCGAAGCCCTGATATACGCAAAATAAATTTTTCCGGCAGATCTATTAATCTGGCCATGTCAAATCGCGGTTGGAAAGCGCTTGATGCTGTTGGAGTAGGCGATGCCGTTCGTGAAATCGCAATTCCTATGGACAAACGTGCGATTCATTTAGTTGATAAACTCAATTTTCAGAATTACGGACAAGAAGGCGAATCTATTTACTCGATTTCCAGAGGAACTTTAAATAGAAAAATGATCGATCTGGCTGAAAATGCTGGAGCCGAATTTCACTTTGAACAAAAAGTTTGGGACGTTACTTTAAACGATGCTACTTTGCATATTGGTGAAAGCGAAAGAGGCGAGTGGGAGGAACGAAAATTCGATATGGTTTTTGGTGCCGATGGCGCTTTTTCGAGAATTCGTCACAGAATGCAGCGTCAGAGCATGTTTAATTATTCGCAGGAATTTCTAAACATGGGATATAAAGAATTAAACATTCCGGCAAATCCAGACGGAACGCATAAACTCGATAAAAATTCTTTTCATATTTGGCCTCGCGGAGAATACATGTTAATTGCGCTTCCTAATTTAGATGGCAGTTTTACATGTACTTTATTTATGCCTTTTGAAGGAGAAAATTCTTTTGAATCGCTAACAGATCGAAAAATGGTGGAGAATTTCTTTGAGAAAAATTTCCCAGACTCAATTGAAGTAATTCCAGAATTGGCAAATGATTTCTTTAAAAATCCAACAAGTACGCTGGTTACCATGAAATGTTTCCCGTGGACTTTTGAAAATAAAATTGCCCTAATTGGAGATGCTTGTCACGCCATTGTTCCATTTTATGGACAAGGTATGAATGCTGGTTTTGAAGATATCACAGTTTTGAGCGAAATGATTGAAAAGTACCAAGACGATTGGAAAAAAATCTTTAGCGAATATCAGATTTCTCGAAAACCAAATGCAGACGCTATTGCAGAGCTTTCGTACCGTAATTTCGTAGAAATGAGTACCAAAACTGCCGATGAAAAATTCCTGTTGCAAAAGAAAATAGAAAAGGTATTTTCAGATAAACATCCTGATAAATGGATCCCGCTTTACAGTCGTGTAACCTTCAGTGATCGTCCGTATGCCGAAGCTTTGGCAATTGGTGATTATCAAAACGGAATTATGGAAGAAGTACTTCGAATGCAAAATATCGAAAACATTTGGAATACTCCCGAAGTTGAAAATAAAATTCTAGCATTGCTAGAAAAAGCATAA
- a CDS encoding helicase HerA-like domain-containing protein: MNKKENFIQDITTGYSAKGATIVLGGAILDGEAVAEAHVQIPLKTLNRHGLIAGATGTGKTKTIQVFSEQLSNSGIPVLMMDIKGDFSGIAKEGKEEGFITERHAKINVPYHVAAFPVELMSLSKQNGVRLRATVSEFGPVLFSRILDLNDTQAGVVAVIFKYCDDKQMPLLDLKDIKKVINYITEEGKDEITASYGKISTATTGTILRKIIELEQQGGDLFFGELSFETDDLMRIDENGKGYVNIIRLTDIQDKPKLFSTFMLSLLAEIYQKMPEKGDADQPELVIFIDEAHLIFNEASKALLEQIETIVKLIRSKGVGIYFVTQNPMDVPSGVLAQLGLKIQHALRAFTANDRQAIKKTADNYPTSQYYKTDELLTNLGIGEALVTALNEKGIPTPLVATMMRAPMSRMDILSAEEIEEINNKSKLVKKYAEEIDRESAFEILNKKIADAAEVAAQKEEQAPAKSSKSEPSTTEVVTKSVLKVVTSATFIRGVFGVLSKFLKK; the protein is encoded by the coding sequence GAAAACATTAAACCGCCACGGACTTATTGCAGGTGCAACTGGAACGGGAAAAACCAAAACAATTCAGGTTTTTTCTGAACAGTTATCAAACTCGGGAATTCCGGTATTAATGATGGATATTAAAGGAGATTTCAGCGGTATTGCTAAGGAAGGAAAGGAAGAAGGTTTTATTACAGAGCGACACGCTAAAATTAATGTACCTTATCATGTAGCAGCTTTCCCTGTTGAATTAATGTCACTATCCAAACAAAACGGAGTTCGTTTACGTGCAACGGTTTCTGAGTTTGGCCCTGTTTTATTTTCTCGAATTCTGGATTTAAACGATACACAGGCCGGAGTGGTTGCGGTTATATTTAAATACTGCGACGACAAGCAAATGCCTTTATTGGATTTAAAAGATATTAAAAAGGTAATCAATTATATTACTGAAGAAGGTAAAGATGAAATCACGGCTAGTTATGGTAAAATATCAACTGCTACAACTGGAACGATTTTAAGAAAGATTATCGAATTGGAGCAGCAAGGCGGTGATTTATTTTTTGGTGAATTATCTTTTGAAACGGATGATTTAATGCGAATTGACGAAAACGGAAAAGGCTATGTAAATATTATTCGGCTAACTGATATTCAGGACAAACCTAAATTGTTCTCGACGTTCATGTTAAGCCTTTTGGCTGAAATTTATCAAAAAATGCCTGAGAAAGGAGATGCTGACCAACCTGAACTGGTAATTTTTATTGATGAAGCACACCTTATATTTAATGAAGCCAGTAAAGCGCTTTTAGAACAAATTGAAACTATTGTAAAATTGATCCGTTCTAAAGGTGTCGGAATCTATTTTGTAACTCAAAATCCTATGGATGTTCCAAGCGGAGTTTTGGCGCAATTAGGTTTAAAAATTCAGCATGCTTTAAGAGCTTTTACAGCAAATGACCGTCAGGCAATTAAAAAAACGGCAGACAATTACCCGACTTCTCAATATTATAAAACAGATGAATTATTGACCAATTTAGGAATTGGAGAAGCATTGGTAACAGCTCTAAATGAAAAAGGTATTCCAACGCCTTTAGTAGCAACCATGATGCGTGCTCCAATGAGCCGAATGGATATTTTATCTGCTGAAGAAATTGAAGAAATAAACAACAAATCGAAACTCGTTAAGAAATACGCTGAAGAAATTGACCGCGAAAGTGCATTTGAAATTCTAAACAAAAAAATTGCAGATGCCGCAGAAGTAGCAGCTCAGAAGGAAGAACAGGCGCCAGCAAAATCTTCAAAATCAGAACCAAGCACTACAGAAGTAGTTACAAAATCGGTTCTGAAAGTAGTAACAAGTGCTACCTTTATAAGAGGCGTTTTTGGGGTTTTATCAAAATTTCTAAAGAAGTAA